In Williamwhitmania taraxaci, one DNA window encodes the following:
- a CDS encoding MarR family winged helix-turn-helix transcriptional regulator, with protein sequence MIKTKIEVIAENLITIHPLLYKSISKPMRNISSITPGGMFVMGSLKRHGILSMTDIGKCLAMPKPHITGIVDKLIEKGYVARTNDPNDRRIINISLTKKGLTNFEKIKMASTESLKDKLLLLSEEELEQLSVASQQVKDILISILSKQ encoded by the coding sequence GTGATCAAAACGAAGATTGAAGTTATTGCCGAGAACTTGATTACGATTCACCCCCTACTCTACAAAAGCATCTCGAAGCCTATGCGGAACATAAGTTCGATTACGCCCGGGGGGATGTTTGTAATGGGTAGTTTGAAACGTCACGGTATTCTTTCCATGACGGACATTGGTAAATGCCTTGCAATGCCAAAACCGCACATAACCGGAATTGTAGACAAGCTAATCGAAAAAGGATATGTGGCACGAACTAACGATCCCAACGATCGCCGCATTATCAACATATCACTCACAAAGAAAGGGCTAACAAACTTCGAGAAGATTAAAATGGCATCTACCGAATCGTTAAAAGACAAACTTCTATTGCTGAGCGAGGAGGAACTTGAGCAGCTTTCGGTTGCCTCGCAACAGGTTAAGGATATTCTGATTTCGATCCTATCCAAACAATAA
- a CDS encoding efflux RND transporter periplasmic adaptor subunit, which yields MRLKQLFVGSAILMAIGLSSCGESKKQSGGPGKGGKGPVMVDVILVESKTMERNLVVAATILPNETVELQTETSGKLISLNLNEGALVTQGTLLAQINDSEIKAKLQKLKLDEKLAADDEGRKKKLLDMKALSQQDYDAALNNLEGIRADIALAKAQQEKTQVRAPFSGRIGLRKVSPGAYVSTNTTIATLVQDNPLKVEFSVPERIAPYIKNGLQIELAVGEGKATQKAVVYATESSIDQSTRSLTVRARCSNNSGRILPGSFAKVSLSFQNLPNMMAVPPQALYPTLNTQNVFILKNGVAKLTPVVLGDRTSTEVEISSGISVGDSLIISGLNTIKDSMAVKAIGAKGSKPSKKSK from the coding sequence ATGAGATTAAAGCAGCTGTTTGTTGGAAGCGCCATCCTTATGGCAATAGGGCTCTCTTCATGTGGAGAGTCGAAGAAGCAATCTGGTGGTCCGGGTAAGGGTGGCAAAGGCCCTGTGATGGTAGATGTAATACTAGTGGAGTCGAAGACAATGGAGCGCAACCTCGTGGTGGCTGCAACCATACTCCCCAACGAGACGGTTGAGCTGCAAACCGAAACTTCCGGTAAGCTCATATCGCTAAACCTCAACGAAGGTGCGCTGGTAACTCAAGGCACGCTGCTAGCACAAATCAACGATAGCGAGATTAAGGCCAAGCTGCAAAAGTTAAAACTCGATGAGAAGCTGGCTGCCGATGACGAAGGTCGCAAGAAAAAACTGCTGGATATGAAAGCACTCAGCCAGCAAGATTACGATGCCGCGTTGAATAACCTAGAAGGAATTCGTGCCGACATCGCACTCGCCAAAGCACAGCAGGAGAAGACACAAGTTCGGGCTCCGTTTAGTGGGCGCATTGGACTTCGTAAGGTGAGCCCCGGTGCTTACGTCTCCACCAATACAACTATTGCCACGCTGGTTCAGGATAATCCACTAAAGGTGGAATTTTCGGTTCCCGAGCGTATTGCTCCTTACATAAAAAATGGTCTTCAAATAGAACTTGCAGTAGGTGAAGGGAAAGCAACACAGAAAGCCGTTGTGTATGCAACGGAATCGTCTATCGACCAGTCTACACGCTCTCTTACGGTTCGCGCCCGATGCTCAAACAACTCAGGAAGAATTCTTCCCGGATCGTTTGCAAAAGTGTCATTGAGTTTTCAGAATCTGCCCAATATGATGGCTGTTCCTCCACAGGCACTCTACCCAACGTTGAATACTCAAAATGTGTTTATCCTTAAGAATGGAGTGGCCAAGTTAACTCCTGTGGTGCTAGGTGATAGAACATCCACCGAGGTAGAGATTTCATCGGGTATTAGCGTTGGTGATTCTCTGATTATCTCCGGTCTCAATACCATAAAAGATAGCATGGCAGTTAAGGCAATAGGGGCAAAAGGTAGTAAACCATCGAAAAAGAGTAAGTAA
- a CDS encoding efflux RND transporter permease subunit, translating to MNISSLSINRPVLASVISIVILLFGAIGFSYLGVREYPSVDPPIVSVSTSYTGANSDVMEAQITEPLEASINGIAGIKSITSSSSDGRSNITIEFDLGMDMSDAANDVRDRVSRAIRNLPPDADPPIVTKADANSDPIMSLTIQSSKRDLLDLTDIANNVIKERLQTVPGVSGINIWGEKRYAMRLYLDPKKLAAYGITPSDIKTALSRENIELPTGRVEGYFTDLSIRTLGRLETPTEFNNLIIKEKDGVAVKMRDIGRADYAPENERSTLRGNELIPMVGVAISPQPGSNYIAIADEVYKRMDQIKKELPTDIVVTNAFDSTISIRKGITEVEETILLAFGLVILVIFIFLRSWRTTLIPMVAIPISLIGSFFVMYIAGFSINLLSLLGIVLATGLVVDDAIVVLENIYSKIEQGMDPYKAGHKGSHEIYFAIISTTITLVAVFMPILFLQGITGRLFREFGMVVAGSVLISAVVSLTLTPMMCSRMLKGTHKREGRILGPIGRGIDRLSESYGRSLDKFIGKRYLAYVVMAISLLIFVFVGRLIPSELAPMEDKSRFSISATAPEGTSFEAMDGYMKELAAYVDTISEKNAIIALTAPGSGSSNSGFVRVMLKQPNERMRTQADIADQVSAYLKGKPFARAFVTQDQTISTGRGGGLPVQFVVQAVNFEKLKEAVPLFLSKAQADGRFQVVDVNLKFNKPELVVSIDRDKARASGITVVDIAEALQLYFSGQRYGYFIRNGKQYYVIGQADRQFRDDPSDLLGIYLRSSSGKLVDLGSLVTTSEQSIPPQRYRYNRYVAATFSASLVPGYTLGQGIDAMREISKSTLDDTFSTTLTGTSQQFEESSNSIFFAFFLALVLVYLVLAAQFESFRDPLIIMFTVPLALAGAILSLWIFGQTLNIFSQIGIIVLVGIVTKNGILIVEFANQKKEQGMNRIEAVQFAARQRLRPILMTSLATMFGALPIALALGAASTSRASMGITIIGGLLFALILTLYVIPALYTYISTVKPNVISHEE from the coding sequence ATGAATATATCTTCACTAAGTATTAACAGGCCTGTATTGGCCTCGGTAATATCAATTGTTATATTGCTCTTTGGAGCAATCGGGTTTTCCTACCTTGGCGTTCGGGAATATCCTAGCGTTGATCCTCCAATTGTTTCGGTTTCTACCTCTTACACTGGAGCCAACTCCGATGTAATGGAGGCGCAAATTACCGAACCGCTCGAAGCATCTATCAACGGTATTGCCGGTATTAAATCGATTACCTCCAGTAGTTCCGACGGCCGTAGCAACATCACCATCGAGTTTGATCTTGGAATGGATATGTCCGATGCGGCAAACGACGTTCGTGACCGTGTGTCCCGGGCCATTCGTAACCTTCCTCCCGATGCCGATCCGCCCATTGTAACTAAGGCCGATGCAAACTCTGATCCTATCATGTCGCTCACCATACAGAGTAGCAAGCGCGATCTGCTGGATCTTACGGATATTGCAAATAACGTAATCAAGGAACGGCTCCAAACTGTTCCCGGTGTAAGCGGAATTAATATTTGGGGCGAGAAGAGATATGCCATGAGGTTATACTTGGATCCTAAAAAGTTGGCTGCATATGGCATTACTCCGTCTGATATTAAAACCGCCCTGTCGCGTGAGAATATTGAGTTGCCCACGGGTCGTGTTGAGGGCTATTTTACCGATTTGTCTATCCGCACGCTCGGCCGGCTTGAGACACCAACCGAATTCAATAATCTAATTATTAAGGAGAAAGACGGTGTTGCAGTAAAGATGCGCGACATTGGTAGAGCCGATTATGCTCCTGAAAATGAGCGTTCCACTTTAAGAGGGAATGAATTAATCCCTATGGTTGGGGTTGCTATCAGCCCGCAGCCAGGTTCCAACTATATCGCTATCGCCGATGAGGTTTATAAGCGAATGGATCAGATCAAGAAAGAGCTCCCGACCGATATTGTGGTAACCAACGCCTTTGATTCTACTATATCAATTCGCAAAGGGATCACCGAAGTAGAAGAGACTATTTTGTTGGCTTTTGGTCTTGTAATTTTAGTAATTTTTATCTTCCTCCGGAGTTGGCGAACCACCCTTATTCCAATGGTGGCGATTCCAATATCGCTTATTGGATCATTCTTTGTTATGTATATTGCCGGCTTCTCCATCAATCTGCTATCACTCTTAGGAATTGTGCTGGCAACCGGATTGGTGGTGGATGATGCTATTGTGGTGCTCGAGAATATCTACTCGAAAATTGAGCAGGGGATGGATCCCTATAAGGCAGGTCACAAAGGGAGCCATGAGATTTACTTCGCTATTATCTCTACCACTATTACGCTGGTTGCCGTATTTATGCCCATTCTATTTCTTCAAGGAATTACTGGAAGGTTGTTCCGCGAGTTCGGTATGGTTGTAGCCGGGTCAGTTCTAATTTCGGCGGTGGTATCGCTTACGCTTACCCCCATGATGTGCTCTCGAATGCTAAAGGGAACGCATAAGCGCGAGGGGCGTATACTGGGCCCTATTGGACGTGGAATAGATAGATTGTCAGAGAGCTATGGTCGCTCACTCGATAAGTTTATAGGGAAGCGATATCTTGCCTATGTTGTAATGGCCATTTCCCTTCTTATTTTTGTTTTTGTGGGCAGGCTTATTCCTTCCGAATTGGCTCCAATGGAGGATAAGAGCCGTTTTAGCATCTCTGCTACTGCTCCTGAAGGAACTTCATTTGAGGCAATGGATGGCTACATGAAAGAGTTAGCCGCCTACGTTGATACGATTTCAGAGAAGAATGCAATAATAGCACTGACCGCTCCTGGTTCAGGCAGCAGCAACAGCGGCTTCGTTAGGGTAATGCTGAAGCAACCCAACGAGCGCATGCGCACCCAAGCGGACATTGCCGATCAGGTGTCGGCTTACCTAAAGGGCAAGCCATTTGCACGGGCATTTGTTACCCAGGATCAAACCATCAGCACCGGCAGGGGCGGTGGTTTGCCTGTTCAGTTTGTGGTGCAGGCTGTAAACTTCGAGAAACTGAAAGAGGCTGTTCCTCTGTTTCTGTCCAAGGCACAAGCCGATGGTCGTTTTCAGGTAGTGGACGTTAACCTTAAGTTTAATAAACCGGAGCTGGTAGTTAGCATCGATCGCGATAAAGCCCGTGCTTCAGGAATTACTGTTGTCGATATTGCGGAGGCGTTGCAGCTCTACTTCAGCGGTCAGCGGTATGGCTACTTTATTAGGAATGGGAAACAATACTATGTGATAGGACAAGCCGATAGGCAATTCCGCGACGATCCTTCCGACTTGTTAGGGATATACCTTAGATCCAGTAGTGGTAAACTGGTGGATTTGGGTAGCTTGGTAACTACCTCGGAACAGAGTATTCCTCCGCAACGATACCGTTACAACCGATACGTTGCAGCTACCTTTAGCGCATCGCTGGTTCCCGGCTATACTCTTGGACAAGGAATTGACGCAATGCGCGAAATATCTAAATCAACGCTCGACGATACCTTCTCCACAACGCTTACCGGAACATCTCAACAGTTTGAGGAGAGTTCCAACAGTATTTTCTTTGCCTTTTTTCTTGCACTGGTGTTGGTGTATCTTGTTTTGGCTGCTCAGTTCGAAAGTTTCCGCGACCCGCTTATTATCATGTTTACGGTGCCGTTGGCCCTGGCTGGTGCTATTCTTTCGCTATGGATATTTGGCCAGACGTTAAACATCTTTAGCCAAATTGGAATTATTGTGCTGGTGGGTATTGTTACCAAGAATGGAATTCTAATTGTAGAGTTTGCTAACCAGAAAAAGGAGCAAGGAATGAACCGTATTGAAGCTGTTCAGTTTGCTGCTCGTCAGCGGTTACGCCCCATCCTAATGACCAGCTTGGCAACTATGTTTGGAGCACTGCCAATTGCGCTGGCACTTGGTGCTGCTTCCACTAGCCGTGCGTCCATGGGTATTACCATTATTGGTGGATTGCTCTTTGCGCTTATTCTCACACTCTATGTGATTCCTGCGCTCTACACCTATATTTCAACTGTAAAGCCAAATGTTATTAGCCATGAAGAGTAA